Proteins from one Nakamurella multipartita DSM 44233 genomic window:
- the gatB gene encoding Asp-tRNA(Asn)/Glu-tRNA(Gln) amidotransferase subunit GatB yields MNTAALLDYDEAIERFDPVLGLEVHVELGTATKMFCPCPTEFGAPPNTQVCPVCLALPGAMPTINRTAVEYAIRIGLALNCTIAPWCQFARKNYFYPDMPKNFQTSQYDDPIASNGYLDVQVDGETVRVEIERAHMEEDTGKSTHVGGATGRIHGAEFSLLDYNRAGVPLVEIVTKPIVGTKASAPQVARAYVTALRDLLKSLDVSDVRMDQGSLRCDANVSLTPAGNPVFGTRTETKNVNSLRSVERAIRYEITRQAAVLLDGGRITQETRHFDEASGTTSSGRSKETAEDYRYFPEPDLVPVAPDADWVEQIRAALPELPWLRRDRLQAEWGFTDLEMRDLVAADAVGLLAATVDAGAPAAAARSWWTSYLGQQANAQGIGLDELAITPAQLAAVIGKVTAGELTTKMAQRVVDGVLAGEGEPDEVIAARGLVVVNDDSALQKAVDEALAAQPAVADKIRSGKVQAAGAIVGAVMKATKGQADAARVRELVLATVGGPEAG; encoded by the coding sequence GTGAACACGGCTGCACTGCTCGACTACGACGAGGCGATCGAGCGATTCGACCCGGTGCTCGGCTTGGAGGTGCACGTCGAACTGGGCACGGCGACCAAGATGTTCTGCCCGTGCCCGACCGAGTTCGGGGCGCCGCCGAACACCCAGGTGTGCCCGGTCTGCCTGGCCCTGCCCGGGGCGATGCCGACCATCAACCGCACCGCGGTGGAATACGCGATCCGCATCGGGCTGGCCTTGAACTGCACGATCGCGCCCTGGTGCCAATTCGCCCGGAAGAACTACTTCTACCCGGACATGCCCAAGAACTTCCAGACCTCCCAGTACGACGACCCGATCGCGTCCAACGGGTACCTGGACGTGCAGGTCGACGGGGAGACCGTGCGGGTGGAGATCGAACGGGCCCACATGGAGGAGGACACCGGCAAGTCCACCCACGTGGGCGGAGCCACTGGCCGGATCCACGGGGCGGAGTTCTCGCTGCTGGACTACAACCGGGCCGGCGTGCCGCTGGTCGAGATCGTCACCAAACCCATTGTCGGCACGAAGGCCTCGGCGCCGCAGGTGGCCCGCGCGTACGTCACCGCGCTGCGCGATCTGCTCAAGTCGCTGGACGTCTCGGACGTGCGGATGGACCAGGGGTCGCTGCGCTGCGATGCCAACGTCTCGCTCACCCCGGCCGGCAACCCGGTGTTCGGGACCCGGACCGAGACCAAGAACGTCAACTCGCTGCGCTCGGTCGAACGCGCGATCCGGTACGAGATCACCCGCCAGGCCGCGGTTCTTCTCGACGGTGGCCGGATCACCCAGGAGACCCGGCATTTCGACGAGGCCTCGGGCACCACCTCGTCCGGCCGGTCGAAGGAGACGGCCGAGGACTACCGCTACTTCCCCGAGCCGGATCTGGTGCCGGTCGCGCCGGACGCCGACTGGGTGGAGCAGATCCGGGCCGCGCTGCCCGAACTGCCGTGGCTACGCCGGGACCGGTTGCAGGCCGAATGGGGCTTCACCGACCTGGAGATGCGTGACCTGGTCGCCGCCGACGCGGTCGGGCTGCTGGCGGCCACGGTCGATGCCGGGGCGCCCGCCGCGGCCGCTCGCTCGTGGTGGACGTCCTACCTGGGTCAGCAGGCCAACGCCCAGGGGATCGGCCTGGACGAGCTGGCGATCACCCCCGCGCAGCTGGCCGCCGTCATCGGCAAGGTGACCGCCGGGGAGCTGACCACCAAGATGGCGCAGCGCGTCGTCGACGGCGTCCTGGCCGGGGAGGGTGAGCCGGATGAGGTGATCGCCGCCCGCGGGCTGGTCGTGGTCAATGACGACTCGGCCCTGCAGAAGGCCGTCGACGAGGCGCTGGCCGCGCAACCCGCGGTGGCCGACAAGATCCGGTCCGGCAAGGTGCAGGCGGCCGGGGCGATCGTCGGTGCGGTGATGAAGGCGACCAAGGGTCAGGCCGACGCGGCTCGGGTGCGCGAGCTGGTGCTGGCCACCGTCGGCGGGCCGGAAGCCGGCTGA
- a CDS encoding PQQ-dependent sugar dehydrogenase, which yields MPSVPAPDRLRPRRARRVLPIALLAFGLPLAACADFSTEPPAFTVQPSLTARAVVPDESTPGAIPSAVPPSGSSPSPSPSGSAEATDPCAPTDEAVIATCLTAPWGLAPLPDGQSALVGERTTGRILKVRKGAQPELVAQIDGVDGSGDGGLLGLVLSPSYDEDGLIYAYVTTAEDNRIIRIASGDVPKAIFTGIPKGTSHNGGRIAFAPDRSLYVGTGDTGNPALTADATSLAGKVLRLDEFGKPDATNPVPGSPIYASGFSQVTGMCPLTDGTMAALDHRSTADVLLPLAAGKNYGTPAAGDALWTWSAAEGGAASCAIAANVLATTSLDKQELTGLQMAGPTTFTGSPSVLLDNRYGRLLTVVGDKTGLLWLTTSNKDGLGQPVPSDDRVLVVPSGGGGEGGLD from the coding sequence ATGCCATCCGTGCCCGCCCCCGACCGGCTGCGCCCCCGACGGGCGCGCCGGGTCCTGCCGATCGCCCTGCTGGCGTTCGGCCTGCCGTTGGCGGCCTGCGCCGACTTCTCCACCGAGCCCCCGGCCTTCACCGTGCAGCCGTCGCTGACCGCGCGTGCGGTCGTGCCGGACGAGAGCACCCCCGGCGCCATCCCGTCCGCCGTGCCGCCCTCGGGCAGCTCCCCGTCGCCGTCGCCGAGCGGGTCGGCCGAGGCGACCGACCCGTGCGCGCCGACCGACGAGGCGGTCATCGCCACCTGTCTGACCGCGCCGTGGGGGCTGGCCCCGCTGCCCGACGGCCAGTCCGCCCTGGTCGGGGAGCGCACCACCGGTCGCATCCTCAAGGTCCGCAAGGGAGCACAGCCGGAGCTGGTCGCCCAGATCGACGGGGTGGACGGCAGCGGCGACGGCGGCCTGCTGGGCCTGGTGCTGTCCCCGTCCTATGACGAGGACGGCCTGATCTACGCCTACGTCACCACCGCCGAGGACAACCGGATCATCCGCATCGCTTCCGGCGACGTGCCCAAGGCCATCTTCACCGGCATCCCGAAGGGCACCAGCCACAACGGTGGCCGGATCGCCTTCGCCCCGGACCGCAGCCTGTATGTCGGCACCGGCGACACGGGCAACCCCGCACTGACCGCCGACGCCACTTCCCTGGCCGGAAAGGTGTTGCGGCTGGACGAGTTCGGCAAGCCCGACGCGACCAACCCGGTCCCGGGCTCACCGATCTACGCCTCGGGCTTCAGCCAGGTGACCGGCATGTGCCCGTTGACCGACGGCACGATGGCCGCCCTGGACCACCGCAGCACCGCCGACGTGCTGCTGCCGCTGGCCGCCGGCAAGAACTACGGCACGCCGGCCGCCGGCGACGCGCTGTGGACCTGGAGCGCGGCCGAGGGCGGCGCGGCCAGCTGCGCGATCGCCGCCAACGTGCTGGCCACCACCTCGTTGGACAAGCAGGAGCTCACCGGGCTGCAGATGGCCGGGCCGACCACGTTCACCGGTTCGCCCAGCGTGCTGCTGGACAACCGGTACGGCCGGCTGCTGACTGTCGTCGGCGACAAGACCGGCCTGCTCTGGCTGACCACGTCGAACAAGGACGGGCTCGGTCAGCCCGTGCCCAGCGACGACCGGGTGCTGGTCGTCCCCTCGGGGGGCGGCGGCGAGGGCGGGCTCGACTGA
- a CDS encoding PH domain-containing protein, translating into MTAETVPPSALGVAVPDTRLHPIYLVTETANTVRQAIPFLVVTILGGAPWQVNVALFVLIMMVATAQWYVRKYSVIGGVLRVRSGLVNRTIRIVPITRITALEAHRSLTQRLIGVWGLKVQSPGDGAGSVVSLASLSGRRLDELRVALESGRSHHPAAEHPAGRSTIRRYLAWRHTESITDGPDVIAVLTTPDMLLATVTNNTIPLIFAGAMVVWFRFSQFVPERAADVMKTSVEPRGVLAVIVALIVVAIVGGVVFGALRLNQFTLIRDGEVIRNTRGLLGKQAATIPVKRIQAVRIVEGLTRTMFGYCSLQVEVAGFGRANANQRILFPFVKTERANALIRRALPELALPQQELLPIPKRIHRKYLVVPLNYAYGFTLLLLLLPGWWALLAILPIPLAVLLGWTRAREGRWQIDEETVTLRWRRVLARNTVIAHRSGVQSTEWLSSPWKAKAHVAGFKLRFSSGRGAKIHYMADRDALLLLHAVGRPDLAADPDPAMPAADRKH; encoded by the coding sequence ATGACTGCTGAGACGGTGCCGCCCAGCGCGCTCGGCGTGGCCGTCCCCGACACCCGGCTGCACCCGATCTACCTGGTTACCGAGACGGCCAACACCGTGCGCCAGGCCATCCCGTTCCTGGTCGTGACCATCCTGGGCGGGGCGCCCTGGCAGGTGAACGTCGCCCTGTTCGTGCTGATCATGATGGTCGCCACCGCCCAGTGGTACGTGCGCAAGTACTCGGTGATCGGCGGGGTGCTGCGGGTCCGCAGCGGCCTGGTCAACCGGACGATCCGGATCGTGCCGATCACCCGGATCACCGCCCTGGAGGCCCATCGCTCGCTGACCCAGCGGCTGATCGGGGTGTGGGGGCTCAAGGTGCAGTCGCCCGGGGACGGCGCCGGGTCGGTGGTCAGCCTGGCCAGCCTGTCCGGCCGGCGGCTGGACGAGCTGCGGGTTGCGCTGGAGTCCGGCCGCTCGCACCACCCGGCCGCCGAACACCCGGCGGGCCGCTCGACCATCCGGCGCTACCTGGCTTGGCGGCACACCGAGTCGATCACGGACGGCCCGGACGTGATCGCGGTGCTGACCACCCCGGACATGCTGCTGGCCACGGTCACCAACAACACCATCCCGCTGATCTTCGCCGGCGCCATGGTGGTCTGGTTCCGGTTCTCCCAGTTCGTGCCGGAACGGGCCGCGGACGTCATGAAGACCTCCGTCGAACCCCGCGGCGTGCTGGCCGTGATCGTCGCGCTGATCGTGGTGGCGATCGTCGGCGGCGTGGTGTTCGGCGCGCTGCGGCTCAACCAGTTCACCCTGATCCGGGACGGCGAGGTCATCCGCAACACCCGCGGGCTGCTGGGCAAGCAGGCCGCCACGATCCCGGTGAAGCGGATCCAGGCGGTCCGCATCGTCGAGGGCTTGACCCGCACGATGTTCGGCTACTGCAGCCTGCAGGTCGAGGTGGCCGGGTTCGGCCGGGCCAACGCCAATCAGCGGATCCTGTTCCCGTTCGTCAAGACCGAACGCGCGAACGCGCTGATCCGCCGGGCCCTGCCCGAACTGGCCCTGCCCCAGCAGGAACTGCTGCCCATCCCCAAGCGGATCCACCGCAAGTACCTGGTCGTGCCGCTGAACTATGCCTACGGGTTCACCCTGCTGCTGCTGTTGTTGCCCGGATGGTGGGCGCTGCTGGCGATCCTGCCCATCCCGCTGGCCGTGCTGCTGGGCTGGACCCGGGCCCGCGAGGGCCGCTGGCAGATCGACGAGGAGACGGTGACCCTGCGCTGGCGGCGGGTGCTGGCCCGCAACACGGTCATCGCCCACCGGTCGGGGGTGCAGAGCACCGAGTGGCTCAGCTCGCCGTGGAAGGCCAAGGCCCATGTCGCCGGATTCAAGCTGCGCTTCTCCTCCGGTCGCGGCGCCAAGATCCACTACATGGCCGACCGGGACGCGCTCCTGCTGCTGCACGCGGTCGGCCGGCCCGACCTGGCCGCCGATCCGGACCCGGCGATGCCGGCCGCCGATCGCAAGCACTGA
- a CDS encoding PH domain-containing protein — MTSRPATGVPDQAPMPPAPLSSAAEATPAPGSPPAPVETPPIGSLPLVGDEVKERQRLSRRVISYWRWRWLLSLLPALLLLAALAIVIPWGDAWLRWSAFLVLAVAAFVALIILPPIRYRVFWYAISPTEIDIQHGIIFIKRSVIPMNRVQSMRVERGPIADHFQMSTLRISTAASTLSVSGLGRPEADEVCTRISQLADVADDL, encoded by the coding sequence GTGACGAGCCGGCCCGCGACGGGGGTGCCCGACCAGGCGCCGATGCCGCCTGCCCCGCTCTCATCGGCGGCGGAGGCGACCCCGGCACCCGGCTCCCCACCCGCACCGGTCGAGACGCCACCGATCGGCTCACTGCCGCTGGTCGGCGACGAGGTCAAGGAGCGTCAGCGGCTGTCCCGGCGGGTGATCTCCTACTGGCGGTGGCGGTGGCTGCTCAGCCTGCTGCCGGCCCTGCTGCTGCTGGCCGCGCTGGCCATCGTGATCCCCTGGGGCGACGCCTGGCTGCGCTGGTCGGCGTTTCTCGTGCTCGCCGTCGCCGCCTTCGTCGCCCTGATCATCCTGCCGCCGATCCGGTACCGGGTGTTCTGGTACGCCATCTCCCCCACCGAGATCGACATCCAGCACGGGATCATCTTCATCAAGCGCAGCGTGATTCCGATGAACCGGGTGCAGAGCATGCGGGTGGAGCGGGGGCCCATCGCCGACCACTTCCAGATGTCCACGCTGCGGATCTCGACCGCGGCCAGCACCCTGTCGGTCTCCGGCCTGGGCCGCCCCGAGGCCGACGAGGTCTGCACCCGGATCAGCCAGCTCGCCGACGTGGCCGACGACCTGTGA
- a CDS encoding acetolactate synthase large subunit — MTQGRTAERLAVIPPAGPQAGASAGSSAASSSATTRTVERVTGAKSVVRSLEEAGVDVVFGIPGGAVLPVYDPLLDSTKVRHVLVRHEQGAGHAATGYAQASGRVGVCMATSGPGATNLVTPIADAQMDSVPMVAITGQVGRSMIGTDGFQEADICGITMPITKHNFLVTDPAEIPQTIAAAFHLAATGRPGVVLVDIPKDVLQSETTFVWPPDVHLPGYRPTMRPHAGQIAAAAKLIASSRRPVLYVGGGVLKARATESLRQLAESTGIPVVTTLMARGAFPDSHIQHLGMPGMHGTVAAVAGMQRADLIIALGARFDDRVTGQLSTFAPGATVIHADIDPAEIGKNRVADVPIVGDVGEVIADLVVAVAAEQASGVVADLTAWWAELDDFRETFPLGYDWPADGSLSPQYVIERLGAIAGPDAIYAAGVGQHQMWAAQFIKYEKPFTWLNSGGLGTMGYAVPAAMGAKMGRPDAVVWAIDGDGCFQMTNQELATCAIEGIPIKVAIINNGNLGMVRQWQTLFYGERYSQTDLGTHKHRIPDFKMLAESYGCVGLRCESKEDVDKTIQAAMEINDRPVVVDFTVGADAQVWPMVAAGTGNDQIMAARGIRPLFDEE, encoded by the coding sequence ATGACGCAGGGTCGCACCGCAGAACGCCTGGCTGTCATACCGCCCGCCGGCCCGCAGGCCGGGGCAAGCGCCGGCTCGAGCGCTGCCTCGAGTTCAGCGACGACCCGCACGGTTGAGCGGGTGACCGGCGCCAAGTCGGTCGTCCGATCCCTGGAAGAAGCGGGCGTCGACGTCGTCTTCGGCATCCCCGGCGGCGCGGTGCTGCCGGTCTATGACCCGTTGCTGGACTCCACCAAGGTCCGCCACGTGCTGGTCCGCCACGAGCAGGGTGCCGGGCACGCGGCCACGGGATACGCACAGGCCAGCGGTCGGGTCGGGGTCTGCATGGCGACCTCCGGGCCCGGCGCGACCAACCTGGTCACCCCGATCGCCGACGCGCAGATGGACTCGGTGCCGATGGTGGCCATCACCGGCCAGGTCGGCCGATCGATGATCGGCACCGACGGCTTCCAGGAGGCCGACATCTGCGGCATCACGATGCCGATCACCAAGCACAACTTCCTCGTCACCGATCCGGCCGAGATCCCACAAACGATCGCGGCCGCGTTCCACCTGGCAGCAACCGGCCGACCCGGTGTTGTCCTGGTGGACATCCCCAAGGACGTCCTGCAGTCGGAGACCACCTTCGTCTGGCCGCCGGATGTCCATCTCCCGGGTTACCGGCCGACCATGCGGCCGCACGCGGGACAGATCGCCGCCGCCGCGAAGCTCATCGCGTCTTCGCGTCGTCCGGTGCTCTACGTCGGTGGTGGGGTGTTGAAGGCTCGGGCGACCGAGTCCCTTCGACAGCTGGCCGAGTCGACCGGTATTCCGGTCGTCACCACGCTCATGGCCCGCGGCGCGTTCCCCGATTCGCACATCCAGCACCTGGGGATGCCGGGGATGCACGGCACCGTGGCGGCAGTGGCGGGTATGCAGCGGGCGGACCTGATCATCGCCCTCGGCGCCCGGTTCGACGATCGGGTCACCGGCCAGCTTTCGACCTTCGCGCCCGGCGCGACCGTCATCCACGCCGACATCGACCCGGCCGAGATCGGTAAGAACCGGGTCGCCGACGTGCCCATCGTCGGTGACGTCGGCGAGGTGATCGCCGACCTGGTGGTCGCCGTCGCCGCCGAGCAGGCCTCCGGCGTGGTCGCGGATCTCACCGCCTGGTGGGCCGAGCTGGACGACTTCCGGGAGACCTTCCCGCTGGGGTACGACTGGCCGGCCGACGGCTCGCTCTCGCCGCAGTACGTGATCGAACGGCTCGGCGCCATTGCCGGTCCGGACGCGATCTACGCGGCCGGTGTCGGCCAACACCAGATGTGGGCGGCCCAGTTCATCAAGTATGAAAAGCCTTTCACCTGGCTGAATTCGGGCGGTCTGGGCACCATGGGCTACGCGGTGCCGGCGGCGATGGGGGCCAAGATGGGCCGGCCGGACGCGGTTGTCTGGGCGATCGATGGCGACGGCTGCTTCCAGATGACCAATCAGGAGCTGGCCACCTGCGCGATCGAGGGCATCCCGATCAAGGTCGCCATCATCAACAACGGCAACCTGGGCATGGTCCGGCAGTGGCAGACGCTGTTCTACGGCGAGCGCTACTCGCAGACCGACCTGGGCACGCACAAGCACCGCATCCCGGACTTCAAGATGCTGGCCGAGTCCTACGGCTGCGTCGGGCTGCGCTGCGAGTCCAAGGAGGACGTCGACAAGACGATCCAGGCGGCGATGGAGATCAACGACCGGCCGGTCGTGGTCGACTTCACCGTCGGGGCGGACGCCCAGGTGTGGCCGATGGTCGCCGCCGGTACCGGCAACGACCAGATCATGGCCGCCCGCGGCATCCGCCCACTCTTCGACGAGGAGTGA
- the ilvN gene encoding acetolactate synthase small subunit, giving the protein MSRHTLSVLVENKPGVLARVSSLFSRRGFNIHSLAVGPTENPEVSRMTIVVAVEGLPLEQVTKQLNKLVNVLKIVELPPAQAVQRELLLIKLRSDAASRPQIVTIVDMFRAHIIDITPDALTVEATGTSDKLDALVKMLEPFGVREMVQSGMVALGRGPRSITSTSSRAD; this is encoded by the coding sequence TTGTCCCGCCACACGTTGTCCGTGCTCGTGGAGAACAAGCCCGGCGTGCTCGCCCGGGTGTCCTCGCTGTTCTCACGGCGCGGCTTCAACATCCATTCCCTGGCGGTCGGGCCGACCGAGAACCCCGAGGTCTCGCGGATGACCATCGTGGTCGCGGTTGAGGGGCTCCCGTTGGAACAGGTCACCAAACAGCTCAACAAGCTGGTCAACGTGCTCAAGATCGTCGAGCTGCCGCCGGCCCAGGCGGTGCAGCGGGAGCTGCTGCTGATCAAGCTGCGCTCGGACGCCGCGAGCCGGCCGCAGATCGTCACGATCGTGGACATGTTCCGGGCGCACATCATCGACATCACCCCGGACGCCTTGACCGTCGAGGCCACCGGCACCAGCGACAAGCTGGACGCCCTGGTCAAGATGCTGGAGCCGTTCGGCGTCCGGGAGATGGTGCAGTCCGGCATGGTGGCCCTCGGCCGGGGGCCGCGGTCCATCACCTCCACCAGCAGCAGGGCAGACTGA
- the ilvC gene encoding ketol-acid reductoisomerase gives MAVEIFYDDDADLSIIQGRKVAVIGYGSQGHAHSLSLRDSGVDVRVGLPEGSKSRQKAADQGLRVVTPAEAAAEADVIMILTPDHVQRHVYAESIEPHLAAGKALAFGHGFNIRFGYIKPPADVDVIMIAPKGPGHLVRREFVDGKGVPCLIAVEQDATSGAQALALSYARAIGGTRAGVIKTTFPEETETDLFGEQAVLCGGMSRLVQQGFETLVEAGYQPEIAYFECLHELKLIVDLMYEGGIAKQRWSVSDTAEYGDYVSGPRVVDDHVKENMATILAEIKDGTFAARFIADQDAGAPEFKKLRAEQEQHPIEETGRKLRPLMSWVAVTDDYEGTAARG, from the coding sequence ATGGCCGTGGAGATCTTCTATGACGACGACGCCGATCTGTCGATCATCCAGGGGCGCAAGGTCGCCGTCATCGGCTACGGCTCGCAGGGCCACGCTCACTCGCTGAGCCTGCGCGATTCCGGCGTCGACGTCCGCGTCGGTCTGCCCGAGGGCTCGAAGTCCCGGCAGAAGGCTGCCGACCAGGGCCTGCGCGTGGTCACCCCGGCCGAGGCGGCCGCTGAGGCCGACGTGATCATGATCCTGACCCCGGACCATGTGCAGCGGCACGTCTACGCCGAGTCGATCGAGCCGCACCTGGCCGCCGGCAAGGCGCTGGCCTTCGGGCACGGCTTCAACATCCGCTTCGGCTACATCAAGCCGCCGGCCGATGTCGACGTCATCATGATCGCCCCCAAGGGACCGGGTCACCTGGTCCGTCGCGAGTTCGTCGACGGCAAGGGGGTGCCCTGCCTGATCGCGGTCGAGCAGGACGCCACCAGCGGCGCCCAGGCGCTGGCCCTGTCCTACGCGCGGGCGATCGGCGGCACCCGGGCCGGCGTGATCAAGACGACCTTCCCGGAGGAGACCGAGACCGACCTGTTCGGTGAGCAGGCCGTGCTCTGCGGCGGCATGTCCCGGCTGGTCCAGCAGGGCTTCGAGACCCTGGTCGAGGCCGGCTACCAGCCGGAGATCGCCTACTTCGAGTGCCTGCACGAGCTCAAGCTGATCGTCGACCTGATGTACGAGGGCGGCATCGCCAAGCAGCGCTGGTCGGTCTCCGACACCGCCGAGTACGGCGACTACGTCTCCGGCCCGCGGGTCGTGGACGATCACGTCAAGGAGAACATGGCCACGATCCTGGCCGAGATCAAGGACGGCACCTTCGCCGCCCGGTTCATCGCCGACCAGGACGCTGGCGCGCCCGAGTTCAAGAAGCTGCGGGCCGAGCAGGAGCAGCACCCGATCGAGGAGACCGGGCGCAAGCTCCGGCCGCTGATGAGCTGGGTCGCCGTGACCGACGACTACGAGGGCACCGCCGCGCGCGGCTGA
- the serA gene encoding phosphoglycerate dehydrogenase produces the protein MPKPVVLIAEQLAQSALDVLGSEVEIRHVDGADRSALLPALKDADAVLIRSATTMDAEALAAAPQLKVVARAGIGLDNVDVPAATAKGVLVVNAPQSNIITAAEHAIALLLSVARKIPAADASFRAGEWKRSKFTGVEIADKTVGVVGLGRIGQLFAARIAAFGTSVIAYDPYLQPARAAALGVRLVDLPTLLATADIISIHLPRTPETLGLIGAAELATVKPGVIIVNAARGGLIDEQALADALTEGRVAGAGLDVFVNEPLGADSPLRTAPNTVLTPHLGASTNEAQDKAGTAVARSVKLALRGDFVPDAVNVQAAGPVSDELQPWIPLVSRLGTILTAVTGGVPSQVSVEVRGDLAAMDTSILQLAAVRGIFGSVITDAVTFVNAPALAAEHGLTLTGESTEEIGDFRSSVRLRAAMADGSQRTVSGTLSGPRQVAKLIEINGRHFDLRAEGNLLVFAYGDRPGVMGTIGALLGEQGTNIEAAQLSQELDGHAAIMVLRVDRLPDQALLDRIGAAIEAIQVRGIPAE, from the coding sequence GTGCCCAAACCCGTCGTGCTGATCGCCGAGCAACTGGCCCAGTCCGCCCTGGACGTCCTCGGCTCCGAGGTCGAGATCCGGCACGTGGACGGCGCCGATCGCAGCGCCCTGCTTCCGGCCCTCAAGGACGCCGACGCGGTGCTGATCCGGTCGGCGACCACGATGGACGCCGAGGCGCTCGCGGCCGCGCCGCAGCTCAAGGTCGTCGCCCGGGCCGGCATCGGCCTGGACAACGTGGACGTGCCTGCGGCCACCGCCAAGGGCGTGCTGGTGGTCAACGCCCCCCAGTCGAACATCATCACCGCGGCCGAGCACGCCATCGCGCTGCTGCTCTCGGTGGCCCGCAAGATCCCCGCCGCTGACGCCTCGTTCCGCGCGGGGGAGTGGAAGCGCAGCAAGTTCACCGGCGTCGAGATCGCCGACAAGACGGTTGGCGTGGTCGGCCTGGGCCGCATCGGCCAGCTGTTCGCCGCCCGGATCGCGGCGTTCGGCACCAGCGTCATCGCCTACGACCCATACCTGCAGCCGGCCCGCGCGGCCGCCCTCGGCGTGCGCCTGGTCGACCTGCCGACGCTGCTGGCCACCGCCGACATCATCTCCATCCACCTGCCCCGCACGCCCGAGACGCTGGGGCTGATCGGCGCGGCCGAGCTGGCCACCGTCAAGCCCGGGGTGATCATCGTCAACGCCGCCCGCGGTGGACTCATCGACGAGCAGGCGTTGGCCGACGCGCTCACCGAGGGCCGGGTGGCCGGGGCCGGACTCGACGTGTTCGTCAACGAGCCGCTGGGCGCCGACAGCCCCCTGCGGACCGCCCCCAACACGGTGCTCACCCCGCACCTGGGCGCCTCCACCAACGAGGCCCAGGACAAGGCCGGCACCGCCGTCGCCCGGTCGGTCAAGCTCGCGCTGCGCGGCGATTTCGTCCCTGACGCGGTGAACGTGCAGGCGGCCGGCCCGGTCTCGGACGAGCTGCAGCCGTGGATCCCGCTGGTGTCGCGGCTGGGCACCATCCTCACCGCGGTCACCGGCGGCGTGCCCAGTCAGGTCTCGGTCGAGGTCCGCGGCGACCTGGCCGCGATGGATACCTCGATCCTGCAGCTGGCCGCCGTCCGCGGCATCTTCGGCAGCGTCATCACCGACGCCGTCACCTTCGTCAACGCGCCGGCCCTGGCCGCCGAGCACGGGTTGACCCTGACCGGCGAGTCCACCGAGGAGATCGGCGACTTCCGGTCCTCGGTGCGGCTGCGGGCGGCAATGGCCGACGGTTCTCAGCGGACCGTCTCCGGCACGCTGTCCGGGCCCCGGCAGGTGGCCAAGCTGATCGAGATCAACGGGCGCCACTTCGACCTGCGGGCCGAGGGCAACCTGCTGGTCTTCGCCTACGGTGACCGGCCCGGCGTGATGGGCACCATCGGCGCGCTGCTCGGCGAGCAGGGCACCAACATCGAGGCGGCCCAGCTGTCCCAGGAGCTGGACGGCCACGCGGCGATCATGGTGCTGCGGGTGGACCGGCTGCCCGACCAGGCCCTGCTCGACAGGATCGGTGCCGCGATCGAGGCCATCCAGGTGCGGGGCATCCCGGCCGAGTGA